The nucleotide sequence GGCGGCTCCAATGTTGCCCTGCCTCCTCCAACTCACACACGCCCGGCTGCAACACCGCAGAACCTGGACGATCCTGATCTGTGGGAGAGTGTCCCGTCAGGAGCGTCCCAGTTTAAAGACGACTGACCCCGGTACTCCTTACGGGGTGAGCAGGAGCTTGCCGTTGGCCGCCCGCGACTGCAGCAGCTCGTGGGCGCGCCGGACCTCCGCCAGGGGGAATGTGCCGGCGACGCGGACGTCGAGCGATCCGTTGAGCTACGCGGCGGCCGTCAAGAGGCCTGTCATCCGCTGTGGGAGGCTGCCCCGAACCAGGCCGGCAGGTGGCGGAGCAGGTCATCCTGGTCCTTACCGATCCAGGCGACGTGCCCGTCCGGCCGGAGCAGGACGGCGGGCGCCTCCAGGTCCGCGCCGGCGTCCGCAACGTGGTCGACCCGGTCCGCCCACCCCGCAACGGAGAGTCTGCCGGTCCGGTCCAGCAGGAGCCCGCGGCCGTCGCGCATGAACTCGTAGAGGCGGCCATCTGACAGCGGAATGTCGCGCAGCCGCCGGCCGAGCAGCCCGGGGCCTTCGCCGAAGTTGTAGCGGATCCCGGTGGAGCTGATCCTCTCCGCCAGGAACCGGCTGACGGGCTCGAAGTCCATCAGCTCGGCCAGCAGGCGGCGCACGGCCTGCGGGCCGGGTTCGGGGGAGATGAGTTCACTCTGGGCGCGGGTGATGGTCAGGACGTCTTGGGCGACGGGGTGGCGTTCGGCGTGGTAGGTGTCCAGGAGCCCCGGCGGCGCCCAGCCGTTGACTTCGGCGGCGAGCTTCCAGCCAAGGTTGAACGAGTCCTGGATGCCGAGGTTCAGGCCCTGCCCTCCCAGCGGCGGGTGGACGTGCGCCGCGTCGCCGGCGAGGAAAACCCTGCCGGCGCGGTACTGCTCGGCCAGCCGGGTGGCGTCGGTGAAGCGGGACAGCCAGCGCGGCGAATGGATGCCGAAATCGGTCCCGGCATAGGCCCGCAGCTGCGTCTTGAGCTCCTCCAGTGTGGGCGGGACCGTGCGGTCCTCGGCGACGGTGGCCGCCGGCACCACCGCACGGAACAGCCCGTTCCCGGCCGGGCCGACGCCGAACCCGCGGTGCGTCTTGCGGACCTCCTCGACGACGGCGGCCAGCTCGTCGGGCGGTGCTGTCACCTCCAGCTCGCTGTGGATCCACTCCGTCGTGGCG is from Arthrobacter sp. QXT-31 and encodes:
- the rox gene encoding rifampin monooxygenase codes for the protein MFDVIISGGGPTGMMLASELRLHGVDVLVLEKDAEPGSAVRSLGLHPRSIEIMDQRGLLDRFLANGQKYPGVGRFAGIDKPLPENLDTAHAYILGIPQPVTDRLLAERAAELGAEIRRGCEVTGLEQDNDGVSIVIADGTRVRSRWLVGADGGRSLVRRALGIAFHGDPATTEWIHSELEVTAPPDELAAVVEEVRKTHRGFGVGPAGNGLFRAVVPAATVAEDRTVPPTLEELKTQLRAYAGTDFGIHSPRWLSRFTDATRLAEQYRAGRVFLAGDAAHVHPPLGGQGLNLGIQDSFNLGWKLAAEVNGWAPPGLLDTYHAERHPVAQDVLTITRAQSELISPEPGPQAVRRLLAELMDFEPVSRFLAERISSTGIRYNFGEGPGLLGRRLRDIPLSDGRLYEFMRDGRGLLLDRTGRLSVAGWADRVDHVADAGADLEAPAVLLRPDGHVAWIGKDQDDLLRHLPAWFGAASHSG